The following coding sequences are from one Cercospora beticola chromosome 4, complete sequence window:
- a CDS encoding uncharacterized protein (CAZy:GH92): MASRYAKLAALASAFFAAHGQAQVDILSFVDPLIGTTNGGHVFPGATLPFGMAKAGADVNVENQGGFSTGDVTGNITGFSHMHDSGTGGSPSLGNFPLFPQAGCPDDDVNQCVFPYDLRSVPRINDSVEARPGYFAVSMQTNIHTEMTATNHTALYRFNFPEQPVERNATLSPLILVDLIDLPRSRINGSISVDASSGRISGSGVFSPSFGFGNYELHFCADFSGADIRDTGVFMNNRAGTEPKNLSIVTDGVNNSPDLLPAGAWTRFETPTENRQILARVGVSFISISQACHNAETEIPDFDFNATYAAAQEAWRDTLGVVEVKPGGVNESLQTVLWSGLYRASISPQDYTNENPLWNSTEPYYDSYYCIWDSFRSIDTLITILDPYSQIQMIRSLIDIYRQEGWLPDCRMSLCKGFTQGGSNADVVIAESYLKLGQLAADHGVDWKTAYEAVVKDAEEEPQNWAVEGRGGLLSWKTLNYIPTDDYDPYGVGPFTRSISRTVEYAYDDYCIAEMARGMGNTADYEKYLASSEYWRNMWKADQNSSINGTDTGFEGFLMPKFLNGTWGFQDPIFCSLILNFTSCYLNPDGHETYEGSSWLYSFFVPHDQASLIATMGGAQTFVNRLDYLHEFPGLLYIGDEQGFLPVYQYHYAGRPGKSAERAHFYIPSQFNDTINGIPGNDDSGAMGSFVALSMMGMFPNPGQDVYFITPPFFEEVSVTNKLTGKKATIRNINFDPEYQNIYVQSATLNGEPYTKNWYSHSFFLEGGVLELTLGRNESTWGMRPEDLPPSVSTSAGYERNEFDYFM, encoded by the exons ATGGCTTCCCGATACGCCAAActcgctgctcttgcgaGTGCATTCTTCGCCGCTCATGGACAAGCACAAGTTGACATCTTGTCTTTCGTCGATCCTCTCATAGGAACGACTAATGGCGGCCATGTCTTTCCTGGCGCAACGCTGCCGTTCGGCATGGCAAAAGCTGGAGCAGACGTGAATGTCGAGAATCAAGGCGGATTCAGCACCGGAGACGTGACTGGGAACATAACG GGATTCTCACACATGCACGATTCGGGCACAGGAGGA AGTCCATCATTGGGGAATTTCCCACTCTTCCCACAGGCCGGCTGTCCCGACGATGATGTCAATCAATGCGTATTCCCATACGACTTGCGCTCGGTGCCTCGCATCAATGACTCCGTGGAAGCTCGCCCGGGATACTTTGCTGTTTCTATGCAAACCAACATCCATACTGAAATGACGGCGACGAACCACACAGCTCTGTATCGCTTCAACTTCCCAGAGCAGCCAGTGGAGAGGAATGCCACACTTAGCCCGCTTATACTCGTAGACTTGATCGATCTGCCGCGGTCGAGGATCAACGGATCCATTTCTGTCGATGCCAGCTCAGGACGTATATCTGGAAGTGGAGTTTTCTCTCCCAGCTTCGGGTTTGGCAACTATGAACTGCACTTCTGTGCCGATTTTTCTGGAGCCGACATTCGAGATACTGGAGTCTTCATGAATAACCGTGCTGGCACCGAGCCCAAGAACCTCAGCATTGTGACTGATGGGGTGAACAACTCTCCAGACCTTCTGCCTGCTGGCGCTTGGACAAGATTCGAGACGCCCACCGAGAATCGTCAGATCTTGGCAAGAGTAGGCGTCAGTTTCATCTCCATCAGTCAGGCTTGCCACAACGCAGAAACAGAGATTCCCGATTTTGACTTCAATGCCACTTATGCAGCAGCTCAAGAAGCTTGGCGAGATACGCTTGGAGTCGTCGAGGTAAAGCCTGGTGGAGTCAATGAAAGCTTACAGACTGTGCTCTGGTCCGGGCTGTATCGTGCGTCCATCTCGCCTCAGGATTACACTAATGAGAACCCGTTATGGAACAGCACTGAGCCTTATTACGACTCGTACTACTGCATCTGGGACTCTTTCCGTAGCATCGACACTCTGATCACCATTCTGGATCCGTACAGCCAGATTCAGATGATTCGCAGTCTTATCGATATCTACCGGCAGGAAGGATGGCTTCCGGATTGCCGAATGTCGCTGTGCAAGGGCTTCACTCAAGGAGGGTCCAATGCCGATGTTGTCATCGCGGAATCATACCTGAAATTGGGACAGCTGGCTGCGGACCATGGTGTCGACTGGAAGACCGCGTACGAGGCTGTCGTCAAAGACGCCGAGGAAGAGCCTCAGAACTGGGCGGTGGAAGGCCGTGGCGGTCTCTTGAGTTGGAAGACTCTGAACTACATACCGACCGACGATTATGACCCGTATGGCGTGGGTCCCTTCACacgcagcatcagcagaacTGTCGAATATGCCTATGACGACTACTGCATCGCAGAGATGGCTCGCGGAATGGGCAACACTGCTGATTACGAAAAGTACCTGGCGTCGTCAGAATACTGGCGAAATATGTGGAAGGCCGATCAaaacagcagcatcaacgGCACTGACACTGGCTTTGAAGGATTCCTGATGCCGAAGTTCCTCAATGGTACATGGGGTTTTCAAGACCCAATCTTCTGCTCTCTCATCTTGAACTTCACAAGCTGCTATCTCAACCCGGACGGGCATGAGACCTACGAGGGAAGCTCCTGGCTCTATTCGTTCTTCGTGCCACATGACCAAGCTTCCTTGATTGCGACCATGGGTGGCGCTCAGACTTTTGTCAACCGTCTTGACTACCTGCACGAATTCCCCGGTCTGCTGTACATTGGCGACGAGCAGGGCTTCCTTCCTGTCTATCAGTACCACTACGCAGGGCGGCCTGGCAAGAGCGCCGAGAGAGCACACTTCTACATTCCATCACAGTTCAACGACACCATTAATGGAATTCCTGGAAACGACGATAGCGGAGCTATGGGATCTTTCGTGGCACTATCTATGATGGGCATGTTCCCAAATCCTGGGCAAGACGTCTACTTCATCACACCTCCATTCTTCGAAGAGGTCAGCGTTACCAACAAGCTTACCGGCAAGAAGGCCACGATCCGGAACATCAACTTCGACCCAGAGTACCAGAACATCTACGTTCAGAGTGCTACCTTGAATGGTGAGCCCTATACGAAGAACTGGTACTCACACTCGTTCTTCTTGGAGGGCGGCGTGCTGGAACTCACTCTTGGACGAAATGAAAGCACTTGGGGTATGAGGCCTGAAGATCTGCCACCCAGCGTGTCAACTTCAGCAGGTTATGAACGCAACGAGTTCGATTATTTCATGTAA